The Lolium rigidum isolate FL_2022 unplaced genomic scaffold, APGP_CSIRO_Lrig_0.1 contig_38547_1, whole genome shotgun sequence genome has a segment encoding these proteins:
- the LOC124681280 gene encoding nuclear transcription factor Y subunit B-4-like: protein MENGDGVPSGPAAAVTETRTAPVEATAVREQDRLMPIANVTRIMRRVLPPHAKISEDAKELVQDCVSEFISFVTGEANERCHAEHRKTVTGEDVVWAMDNLGFDDYVMPLTSFLQRMRASDGRAAVATRGPGNGAQMQVQRAMYAPPPPGQGYDVAMAPVLQATVVSPSVVAYGAGIAAYVGCGDEESSSNGMPMPASGTGLSPVAELSRSNSVRHGNR, encoded by the coding sequence ATGGAGAACGGCGACGGCGTTCCCAGCGGGCCAGCTGCGGCGGTGACCGAGACTCGGACGGCGCCAGTGGAGGCAACGGCGGTGCGGGAGCAGGACCGTCTGATGCCGATCGCGAACGTGACCCGGATCATGCGTCGCGTGCTCCCTCCCCACGCCAAGATCTCGGAGGACGCGAAGGAACTGGTCCAGGACTGCGTGTCGGAGTTCATCAGCTTCGTGACAGGCGAGGCGAACGAGCGGTGCCACGCCGAGCACCGAAAGACCGTCACCGGCGAGGACGTGGTGTGGGCGATGGACAACCTCGGCTTCGACGACTATGTCATGCCCCTCACCTCCTTCCTCCAGCGTATGCGCGCGTCCGACGGCCGCGCCGCCGTGGCGACCCGCGGGCCTGGCAACGGCGCGCAGATGCAGGTGCAGAGAGCCATGTACGCACCCCCGCCTCCGGGGCAGGGGTACGACGTCGCGATGGCGCCTGTCCTGCAGGCCACCGTCGTCTCGCCGAGCGTGGTCGCATACGGTGCAGGCATAGCTGCGTACGTAGGCTGTGGCGACGAGGAAAGCTCGTCGAACGGCATGCCTATGCCGGCGTCGGGCACCGGGCTTTCTCCAGTAGCTGAACTCTCGCGGAGCAACTCCGTCCGCCATGGCAATCGCTAG